One Oryza sativa Japonica Group chromosome 8, ASM3414082v1 DNA window includes the following coding sequences:
- the LOC4345446 gene encoding protein Dr1 homolog has product MDPMDIVGKSKEDVSLPKSTMFKIIKEMLPPDVRVARDAQDLLVECCVEFINLLSSESNEVCSREDKKTIAPEHVLRALQDLGFREYIEEVQAAYEHHKHDTLDSPKASKFTGVEMTEEQAVAEQQRMFAEARARMNNGAAKPKEPEPEAQQQTQQPPQPQLHPQPQQPLQPQLQLHPQPQQQPSQLHPQQLLHPQSQQTPQPQPQVHPQPQQPPQLQPQPQLLQQPQLPQQLQPQSQLPPQPQQPPQLQLQSQLHPQPQQPPQLQPQPQLHQQPQPQAELQSQSQPQTEHGLDSS; this is encoded by the exons ATGGATCCGATGGATATCGTGGGGAAGTCCAAGGAGGACGTCTCCCTCCCCAAAT CAACAATGTTTAAGATTATAAAGGAGATGTTGCCCCCTGATGTTCGAGTGGCAAGAGATGCACAAGATCTTCTTGTGGAATGCTGTGTAG AGTTCATCAACCTCCTATCTTCTGAATCCAATGAAGTTTGCAGCCGAGAGGACAAGAAAACTATTGCTCCTGAGCATGTTCTTAGAGCTCTGCAG GATCTTGGCTTTAGGGAGTACATTGAAGAGGTTCAAGCGGCCTACGAACACCATAAGCATGATACCCTG GATTCTCCAAAAGCAAGCAAATTCACTGGTGTGGAGATGACAGAGGAACAAGCTGTAGCTGAGCAACAGAGGATGTTTGCTGAGGCCCGAGCAAGGATGAACAATGGTGCCGCCAAACCGAAGGAGCCAGAACCTGAAGCGCAGCAACAAACACAACAGCCACCACAGCCTCAGCTGCACCCTCAACCACAGCAACCCCTGCAGCCTCAACTTCAGCTCCATCCTCAACCACAACAACAGCCCTCACAGCTACATCCTCAACAGCTGCTGCATCCTCAATCGCAGCAAACTCCGCAGCCTCAACCTCAGGTCCACCCTCAACCACAGCAGCCTCCACAGCTGCAACCGCAACCTCAGCTTCTCCAGCAACCGCAGCTGCCCCAACAGCTGCAGCCGCAATCTCAGCTCCCCCCACAACCGCAGCAGCCCCCACAGCTGCAGCTGCAATCTCAGCTCCACCCACAACCGCAGCAGCCCCCACAGCTGCAGCCGCAACCTCAGCTCCATCAGCAACCGCAGCCGCAGGCAGAGCTGCAATCACAGTCACAACCACAAACAGAACATGGCTTGGACAGTTCATGA